A DNA window from Aminipila luticellarii contains the following coding sequences:
- a CDS encoding efflux RND transporter periplasmic adaptor subunit: MSKDIAKKFKKKWIIIPVVIFVIVAVACALTQKLGKSEPAGYPVTAGKAEQTTLKEIVSIKGNVEGSEKAEIQSTQTAEVKAVYVEEGDRVKKGQLLASLDSGDLNEQYAKAQIAAAEAKRKYEDAKLLYEQGALAENDYLETKAAYESEVLSLGTYDFDKVRITSPIAGTVTRVNVTVGSNANDTTDNKSMFVIEDLNHLQLKVKISEYDISKIKEGQKVTITADVLGNGTATGIVSKIAPSGESKDGSGQNSSSEKVIPVDIDINNSNGKLIAGVSAKAEILIHEKENALAVPVDAIFEDANNGMKYVFVIKNNKLKKIKVQTGIEGDFDTEIITDQIKIGDQVVLSPTYDLKNGMAVTISDPSKM; the protein is encoded by the coding sequence ATGTCAAAAGATATAGCTAAAAAGTTTAAGAAAAAGTGGATCATTATTCCTGTGGTAATATTTGTGATTGTTGCTGTTGCTTGTGCCTTAACACAGAAGCTGGGAAAATCAGAGCCTGCGGGATATCCGGTCACAGCCGGAAAGGCAGAGCAGACCACGCTGAAAGAAATTGTTTCCATAAAAGGAAATGTGGAAGGCTCAGAAAAAGCTGAGATCCAGTCCACTCAGACAGCGGAAGTCAAGGCTGTATATGTAGAAGAGGGCGATCGGGTAAAAAAAGGACAGCTGTTAGCTTCGCTGGACAGCGGAGACTTGAACGAGCAATATGCCAAAGCGCAGATAGCTGCGGCGGAAGCTAAGAGAAAATATGAAGATGCAAAGCTTCTGTATGAGCAGGGAGCTTTAGCAGAAAATGACTATTTAGAGACCAAAGCAGCCTATGAATCAGAAGTGCTTTCTCTAGGTACTTATGATTTTGATAAGGTAAGGATTACGAGTCCTATAGCGGGAACTGTCACTAGAGTAAATGTTACCGTAGGGAGTAATGCAAACGATACGACGGACAATAAATCCATGTTTGTGATTGAAGATCTAAACCACCTGCAGCTAAAAGTAAAAATCAGTGAATATGACATAAGCAAAATCAAAGAAGGACAAAAAGTTACCATTACTGCTGACGTGCTTGGAAACGGCACGGCCACCGGTATCGTATCCAAGATCGCTCCATCAGGAGAAAGCAAGGACGGCAGCGGGCAAAACAGCTCCAGTGAAAAAGTAATTCCTGTAGACATTGATATTAATAACAGTAACGGAAAATTAATTGCCGGAGTCAGCGCGAAGGCAGAAATTTTGATTCATGAAAAAGAAAATGCGCTGGCTGTTCCTGTAGATGCTATTTTTGAAGATGCTAACAATGGAATGAAATATGTATTTGTTATTAAAAATAACAAGCTAAAGAAGATAAAAGTACAGACCGGAATAGAAGGAGATTTTGACACGGAAATTATTACAGATCAAATAAAAATAGGAGATCAGGTTGTTCTATCGCCTACTTACGATCTGAAGAACGGCATGGCTGTCACTATTTCTGATCCAAGCAAGATGTAG
- a CDS encoding DUF1294 domain-containing protein: MKYTIVVYIIWNVVAFAVMGIDKYKAQNNKWRISEATLLSIAFLMGGVGSMIGSQFFRHKTKKTKFKILLPISVLCNAVILFLVTGGKSMNL, encoded by the coding sequence ATGAAGTACACAATAGTAGTATATATAATTTGGAATGTAGTCGCATTTGCAGTTATGGGGATTGATAAATATAAAGCGCAAAATAATAAGTGGAGAATAAGTGAAGCAACTCTTTTGTCCATAGCTTTTCTAATGGGAGGAGTTGGAAGCATGATAGGATCTCAGTTTTTTCGGCATAAGACCAAAAAAACCAAATTTAAAATATTACTGCCTATATCTGTATTGTGTAATGCAGTCATACTATTTTTAGTAACAGGGGGAAAGAGTATGAACCTATAA
- a CDS encoding ParB/RepB/Spo0J family partition protein → MAAPKNRGLGRGLEELFSAVEINASEVSNKNEGNAENLDSVNKNSILYLDINEIKPNANQPRKRFDDEKIDELATSIETYGVIQPIVLRKSEIGYEIVAGERRWRAARKANLKKVPCILKELTEEENMVISIIENMQREDLNPIEEAEALQQMIERFGLSQEQVSKNVGKSRPYITNALRLLKLPFEVRAYVQEGKLTNGHARAIAGIEDETMQVTVADKAVEQGLSVREVESLAKSIGEPRTKKQSEKRMKSPDVLKVEEELKEVLGTKVCLKHSGNKGKIEIEYYNREDLERLIDFLRNAR, encoded by the coding sequence CTTTTTAGCGCGGTAGAAATCAACGCATCAGAGGTTTCTAATAAAAATGAAGGAAATGCAGAAAATTTAGACTCTGTAAATAAGAATTCCATTTTGTATTTAGATATCAATGAAATTAAACCGAATGCGAATCAGCCGAGAAAGCGATTCGATGATGAAAAGATCGATGAATTGGCAACTTCTATAGAGACTTATGGAGTGATACAACCTATTGTTTTGAGAAAATCAGAAATAGGTTATGAAATAGTAGCAGGAGAAAGAAGATGGCGTGCAGCTAGAAAAGCAAACCTAAAAAAGGTTCCATGCATTCTTAAGGAATTGACCGAGGAAGAAAATATGGTTATTTCCATCATAGAAAACATGCAAAGAGAAGACTTGAATCCGATAGAAGAGGCAGAAGCCTTACAACAGATGATTGAACGATTTGGATTAAGTCAAGAACAGGTTTCAAAGAATGTTGGAAAGAGCCGGCCTTATATAACAAATGCTTTAAGACTTTTAAAGCTGCCTTTTGAAGTAAGAGCATATGTACAGGAAGGTAAGCTTACAAACGGCCATGCTAGAGCTATTGCGGGAATAGAAGATGAAACCATGCAGGTAACTGTGGCAGATAAGGCAGTAGAACAGGGCTTGTCTGTAAGAGAAGTCGAAAGCCTGGCGAAAAGTATAGGAGAGCCTAGAACTAAAAAGCAAAGTGAAAAAAGAATGAAGTCTCCGGATGTTTTAAAAGTGGAAGAAGAGTTAAAAGAAGTGCTGGGCACGAAAGTCTGCTTAAAGCATTCAGGGAACAAAGGAAAAATTGAAATCGAGTATTATAATAGAGAAGACTTGGAGAGATTAATCGACTTTCTAAGAAACGCAAGATAA